A DNA window from Dendrosporobacter quercicolus contains the following coding sequences:
- the mqnE gene encoding aminofutalosine synthase MqnE yields the protein MDAIFYEIEHKIRDGVRLTRDEGLTLFNSQDLAWLGYLANIARKRISGDYVYFNVNRHINLTNICTARCKFCAFGCDADSAQAYTMTKEKAVSLAKQSAQDPDLRELHIVSGLHPDWPFEFYLDVLHSLRSALPDIHLKAFTAVEICHFAKISGKSIEEVLKALIDAGMDSMPGGGAEILSDRVREQLCPQKASAGEWLEVARTAHKLGLRSNASMLYGHIETVEERIDHLLALRELQDETGGFQTFICFPFHPVNTELENQIIRTTVWDDLKMMAISRLMLDNFKNIKAYWIMLTLPIAQLALGFGANDIDGTVSEERIMQAAGAKAGRSLSKETLINSIRQAGRIPAERDSMYNIIKIV from the coding sequence TGGCTGGGCTATTTGGCAAACATCGCCAGGAAGAGAATTAGTGGCGATTATGTGTATTTTAATGTAAACAGACACATAAACCTTACGAATATATGTACGGCCCGCTGTAAGTTCTGTGCATTCGGCTGTGATGCGGATAGTGCTCAGGCCTATACAATGACCAAAGAAAAGGCAGTCAGCCTGGCTAAGCAGTCAGCCCAGGATCCCGATCTCCGGGAGCTGCATATCGTCAGTGGGCTGCATCCCGACTGGCCTTTTGAATTTTATCTTGATGTATTGCATTCTCTCAGGTCGGCGTTGCCGGATATTCATCTTAAGGCATTTACCGCTGTCGAGATATGCCACTTTGCTAAAATTTCCGGGAAATCAATTGAAGAAGTGCTAAAAGCGTTGATTGACGCCGGTATGGACTCAATGCCCGGCGGCGGCGCTGAAATTTTATCCGACCGGGTTCGCGAGCAGTTGTGTCCCCAAAAGGCCAGCGCCGGCGAATGGCTGGAGGTTGCCCGTACCGCGCATAAGCTGGGCTTGCGCAGCAATGCGAGTATGTTGTACGGTCATATTGAGACGGTTGAGGAGAGAATCGACCATTTACTGGCGCTTAGAGAGCTTCAGGATGAAACCGGAGGCTTTCAAACGTTTATTTGTTTTCCTTTTCACCCGGTGAATACAGAGCTGGAAAACCAGATTATCCGTACTACCGTGTGGGATGATTTAAAAATGATGGCTATTTCCCGCTTAATGCTGGATAACTTTAAAAATATTAAAGCATATTGGATTATGTTAACTTTGCCCATTGCCCAGTTAGCCCTGGGGTTTGGGGCAAATGACATTGACGGTACAGTTAGCGAGGAGCGGATCATGCAGGCAGCCGGGGCGAAAGCCGGGCGATCATTAAGCAAGGAAACTTTAATCAATTCCATTCGTCAGGCGGGGCGGATACCTGCAGAGCGGGATTCGATGTATAATATTATAAAAATTGTTTAA